The Rubricoccus marinus nucleotide sequence AAAAAGCCCGCGCCTCAAAAAGAGAAGCACGGGCCAGCACACAGCGCCGCCGGGGCGTCTGCGAATGGGGGCCGCGCCTCGGGTCCCGGAGGCGGTGGAGCGAACGTGGCCGTGGGGCCACTCGTCTCGGGCAGGTCTCCTGGCTCGCGGCCCGTCGCGCACGCCAGAAGCCTCTGGCGCGAGCGGCTCGGCTGGCTCGGCGCGCGTCCTTCCCCCTGTCGGAGTGAACGCGCGCGTCGGCACCGGCCGAGCGGGCCGCCTACAGTTGCGGGGTCAGCGCCGGAATGGACGGCCTCTGGCGCCAGAGGCGCAGAGGGCGGTCGTCACCGGCTTCCCTATTGTCCGCGGCGTGCGCGGACCCGAGGCGGAATGGAAAAGAGCGAGCCGCCAGAGGCGACGGCCCCAAGGTAGGGACGGCTCGCGCCGACGCCACGGGAAGTTGCGGCCTCTGGCGCCAGAGGCTACTCGATGCGCGAGACCTCCAGGCCGTCGAAGTAGAACTGCTGGTCTTCGGACGAGAGGTACAGCGTCGTCATGCCGGACCACGGGGCCTCGACGACCGCGAGAAGGTGGTGCGCGCCGGCCTCGAACGGGTGGAGGCTGTTGAGGCCCGCGCCGCTCAGCTTCAGGGTGCCGCCCCTGCTCCCGCCTCCCACGTCGATCCGGAAGTCCAGGAGGTAGCGCGTCCGGCTCTCTAGTTCCAGCTCCACCTCCAGGCGCGGCGTGTACCGGTCCGTCTTCGGGGGGAAGAGCGCGTAGTTGCCGGTGCTGCTGCCGTTGTCGTAGGTCGTGATGCTGGTCTCGACCACGCTCGCCCCGTGGAAGTTGACGCGCCCGAGGTCGCTGTACGGGCGCTGAGCCGTGAGCTCCAGCTCAGTCAGGACGGCGCGAGGCGAAGGCTCTGAGGCCGTGCCTTCGGTCAGGATGGCGGCCCGCATCGCGTTGTCGAGCCGTGCGGCCGGAGACGTCATCCGGTCGGGAGCACCAAGCGGGACCGTTACCCGCCGGAGCGTGGCCCGTGAGACGGCCGGGAGGTTGTTGACCCGCACCTGCGGCGTGATCTGGACCTGCGGGCGGGACTGGATCTGGACGCGGGGGCGCGTCTGCGGCTTCTGCGCGATGGCCTCTGGCGCGATCACCGCGGCCAGCAGGAAGAGAGAAGCGAGGGGGCGGAGCATCGGCATGGCAACGGGGAGCAGTGGCAGAGCGCGATGGAGAGGGTGAGCCTCCATCTCTACCTACCGGACCCCGCGCCGATGCCCGTCATGCCCCAGCCTCTGGCGCCAGAGGCCTACAGCTCTACGGTCTCGCCTCGGGCGGGCGCCGAGACCTTCCCGCCGACGCCAGCGGCCTCCATCGCGCTCGTGAGCTTGGCCTGCCGCTCCGGGTCGCCGTGGACGAAGAAAGTGCGCTGCAGCCTCTGGCGGTCCAGCTTGCCGATCCAGTCGATCAGGCCTGGCTCGTCGGCGTGGGCGGAAAAGGTGTTCATGACCTCCACCTCCATCTTGCGGCGGTGGACCTGCCCGAAGATCTTGACCTCGTCGCGGCGCTCTACGAGGCGGCGTCCCAGCGTGTGCTCGGCCTGGTAGCCGACGATGAGGACGGTCGAGCGCGGGTCCCCGATGGTGTGGCGGAGATGGTGCAGGATGCGGCCGTGCTCCGCCATGCCGCTGGCGCTGATGACGACGTAGGGCGTCGTCATGTCGTTGAGTTCCTTGGAGCGCGCGGCCTTGCGGACGTACTCCAGGCGCTCCCAGCCGAACGGGTTGGGGTCGCTGCGCAGATACTCCAACAGATCGGCGTCGTAGCACTCGGGGTGCTGACGGAAGATCTCCGTCGCGTTGACGGCCAGCGGGCTGTCCACGAAGACCGGGATGGGCGGCAGCGTGCCCTCGTTTTCCAACTGGTCCAGGTTGTAGACCAACTCCTGCGTACGCCCGACCGCAAACGCCGGGATGACCACGCGCCCGCCTCTGGCGGCGGTGCGCTTGACCACCTCGCCCAGCCTCGCCTTGGCCTGGTCGACGGGCTCGTGCTCTTTGCCGCCGTAGGTGCTCTCCGAGATGAGCCAGTCCACAGGCGGCATCGGCGCGGGGTCGCGGAGGATGGGGCGGCCGGGGTTGCCGAGGTCGCCGGTAAAGCCCAGCCGCTTCTGGCGCCCGTCCTCGGTTACGGTGAGGGTGACCGTCGCCGAGCCCAGGATGTGGCCCGCGTCGCGGAAGACGCACTCCACGCCCGCCAGAGGCTCGAAGGGTGTGTCGTAGTCCAGGCTCACGAAGTGCGCCATCGCGCTCGCGGCATCCTCTTCGGTGTAGAGCGGCTCGACAGGCTCCTGGCCCTTTTTGCGGATCTTGCTGTTGAAAAAGTCGGCGTCCTTTTCCTGGATGTAGCCGCTGTCGCGCAGCATCAGCGCGCACAGGTCGCGCGTGGCGTGGGTGGTGTAGACGCGCCCGCGGAAGCCTTCGCGCCAGAGGCGCGGGATCAGCCCGGCGTGGTCGATGTGCGCGTGCGAGAGGACCACGGCGTCGATCGTGGACGGGTCGGCGGAGAACTCGCGGTTGATGGTCCGGGCCTCAGCGCGGCGGCCCTGGAAGAGGCCGCAGTCCAGCAGGATCTTGCCGCCGGCGACCTCGACGAGGTGCTGCGAGCCGGTGACGGTGTGGGCGGCGCCCCAGAAGGTGAGCTTCATGGCGATGGGGAGAGGTGCGGCGCCAACATAGCCGCGCGCCCGCCACCTCTGGCGCGGCTGCCAGGCCTCTGGCGTTACCGTACGCGCCGGCGCGGTGGCCTCGCGGCGAGGGTGGGCAGGGTCGATATACAGTCGGCCTCCACGCAATCCTGTGGCTTCTGACCCCAGCGGTGTTCCTCTCCCTCTGGAAGGCATGGCAGCCATCGGGGTTTGCAGCTACTCTTTCGTCCATTCCTTTACGACTGAATCGATGCGTCTCCTC carries:
- a CDS encoding MBL fold metallo-hydrolase, with the protein product MKLTFWGAAHTVTGSQHLVEVAGGKILLDCGLFQGRRAEARTINREFSADPSTIDAVVLSHAHIDHAGLIPRLWREGFRGRVYTTHATRDLCALMLRDSGYIQEKDADFFNSKIRKKGQEPVEPLYTEEDAASAMAHFVSLDYDTPFEPLAGVECVFRDAGHILGSATVTLTVTEDGRQKRLGFTGDLGNPGRPILRDPAPMPPVDWLISESTYGGKEHEPVDQAKARLGEVVKRTAARGGRVVIPAFAVGRTQELVYNLDQLENEGTLPPIPVFVDSPLAVNATEIFRQHPECYDADLLEYLRSDPNPFGWERLEYVRKAARSKELNDMTTPYVVISASGMAEHGRILHHLRHTIGDPRSTVLIVGYQAEHTLGRRLVERRDEVKIFGQVHRRKMEVEVMNTFSAHADEPGLIDWIGKLDRQRLQRTFFVHGDPERQAKLTSAMEAAGVGGKVSAPARGETVEL